The Oxyura jamaicensis isolate SHBP4307 breed ruddy duck chromosome 3, BPBGC_Ojam_1.0, whole genome shotgun sequence genome segment CCCACCACCGCCCAAGGACTTGCCCTGAATGGTGTGTCCCTGCTTGTGCTCAAAACGCCCCAGGGCTCCCCGCATCCCCTGAAAACCTCCCGTGTGGCCcctgccaggcacagagcaaTACGTGGTCACACCTGTGACATTCACAGCTGTCTTCACCTGCCAGtgtgaaggagggagggaagagcaaggaggaggggagggaaggaggaagagagagagggagggaaggaggctgcaTTTGGCAGCTGCCTCCAGAGCGGCTGACCGTCACTGCAGGAGAGGTTCATGATGTCCTCGGCAACTTCCAGCAGCTCTTTGCCCAGCGGCCTGTCCGTCCTGACGACTTTCCCAGATGTGCTTTTCATTCCTGAATTGGTGAGTGCCAGCTTCCTCCCAAAGGGAGGGCAGAAGCTGCTCGTGGGGCACCCAGCAcgctgggtgctgcaggtggcCCAGGGATGGGTCCTACCAGAAAGTGCATGGTCTGGGAACCAAGCCAGGTCCCTAAGCCATAAGCTTCTGGGGGCAGCCTAAAAGAAAGCCATGAGCCTTAAATGGGGGCTCTAAAACATCCCTTCAGTCTGCAGGGGATTTCTGAGGCACCTCTGAAAACCTTCTGTACTTTGCTGCCTAACAGATTTGCAGGGGTTGCTTGTGGGTTTAAGCTAGATAGCCAAACTGAGCAAATTAATTGGTCGGTGGCTTTGAGCAATGGATGCATGCAGAGGATAAAATGCTCACCCCCTGCTTTGGGGGTGAAAGCTAGGTAGggtaacagcagcaaaaagcctCACCGCTGAAGCTGAGAGGTTTCTGGGCTTGAAGTGTAGTGCTGGAGCCAGGCATAGGGGTGAGGGAAAGGTGGACGAGTACATGCCACTTTTTCCCACATTGTAATCTCATTGACTGGGAGAAGATTAGTATTTTAAAGGATTTGGCACGGGTAATTAAAGCTGTTGCTGTGAGCACTGACTGAAAGATGGAAAGTTTAAAGGAGAAACTTTTTCCTGtgtcctctgctcctgcagatgAAACCTTGTCTTCTCACGGCAGTTTGAGAGGCTTTTTCCTATGCCTGAGTACTTTCATCCAGCATTGAGTGGTTTGGCTGCGCTCTGTAGGACGGAGTTCAGGTTATTTCATGACAAAAACTTAAACTCTGCCATTTGGGAACAAAGCCTTCCCTGTCCCTCAACCCAGTCCACGTCCCTGGGATTTACagcatttactttattttctaagtGATAAGAGACaagcaaagaggaaagcagGCATTACTGATGTGTGGAGAAAGGCTTTCCCTCAGCTCACCCAGATATGTTTTGAAGATTGGTCCCCGTGCCCAGGCTCTGATAACAAAGGCCAGGTTTCCTGCAGCTGCATGGAGGAGGATGCCGCCTCTCTGGGGGCTTTCTGGCTGGGCAGACACTGGCTAGGCAGTCCTGGTGTTGAGCATGATGTCCACCCAGGCGTGCTTATGGAACCAGCTGTGCCTTGAGCTGTTTGCTTGCAATTCCTGTCTGCAGGGAGTTTGGTGAGGCAGCTTGCTTAATGAGCCAAAAAGAAATACCCTATCCTGTAGTTTCAGGAAGGTCTGGAAATGTGCATCCTAAAGGCTCGGGCACCACCCAGCAAGGAGGAATGCAGCAGAACAGGGTTTCTCCATCGCTGGGGTGCATGACTCCAAGTCGGGCAGGTGTATTCTCTCTACTGTGTACAAAGGAGGTGGCTCCCTTGAATCACAGCattcaggaaaaggagaaagagcttCTCAATCCTCAGTGGAATTTGAGGTTATCTGCAGTGGGTTGATATGGTaactacacagaaaataaatcatttcaaattCTTGGATAGTTGCTATAATGCCAAAAGGTCCTGCCTACAGCTCAGATGATTGCCACATCTGGCTGTTGATGAAGAGCTATCATTTGTATTCTGTGAGGCTGGGATTAATTCTTGTCATCTATTATATTTGAAGAGCTTTCTGCATATCTGGACAAAATTTAGCAGTTGGGCCTatgaagagaagctgaaacgatttgaaaacagctttgtttgtATTGTAAAAGGCTATTTAAAAGTTAAGTTTTTTATCAGATTGTGGTCTCCAGTGTGCTGTGGATTGTTGCTGAAAGCCTCTGATTTTTATGAGTTCACTGAATGAACAGCAGTGctataaaatcaaaatcagcAGTCAAACAAGTCAAACATGTTTGCTTGCATGAAAAATCATATCCTACAGAAAGGAGACACGGGAAATGAGAAGCCTCATGTCTCACCCTGACTGTGTTGGATTTTAAGGGATCAACTGCAAGTTTTTCTCCAGGATCTTTAGCTGCAATGCACTCAAGCTGTCAACCATACAGGGCCTGGGTTGGTGTTCAGGTGCCAGTTGGTCTTTGGTCATTCCAAGGTGTGTCAAAATAGCAGAACCATTTTCACCCAGATACTTGTAAAGTTACAGTCACATCCTTGATCTAATGTACTGATTTGTATAATGAAATCAGGGAAGTCTCTCCCATAAATCTGGGGTGACATGAATGATGTGTCATTGTCTGAGTACAATAATTCTGGTGCTTCCCTTTGACCTGCAAAAACGCCtccaaggaaacagaaataccATGACTGGGACAAGTTGGTGTTGGATGCTGGCAAAGGCTGACCATCATATATGCTGGTCATCATATACTGGTCACCAGAATGATATTTCCTCTGGAGATTAACCCACAAAATCAAGAGCAACTGGTGGTGAGGCATGAGTCCCTGTGGCAGCACTGCTCCCTTAGAATCAGATTaatttagattggaaaagacccttaagatcatcaagtccaaccaccaAGCTAGTAGTACCcagtccaccactaaaccacgtcccgAAATGCCACGTTCACGTCCCCTCACAGTGCGGGTTCAGCTGAGAGGCACTGCACAGCCTAAACTTTTGCACAGATTCAAGAGCTAAGCGGGCTGATCAGTTGCAGAGAAAAGCTGCTGCGTGCCTTTTAGTGCAGAGACGCTGCCTACAGCTCAGTCACTCCATGGCACTGGACACGACGCTGCCATCTTCTTGTGTAGGAGCCTGCTGGTGGAGAAGAGATGGAGTCAGGATATAGCTGCCCTTGTGTTCCCCAGCACGAGAGTACCTTGCGCAGCCCTGGTGTAGGACGACCCAAATAGCTGGAGCAACAAAGCAAACCCTGCTTCCAAGACAGTGCTCTCAGGAGTGCTTTCACAGAGCTGGGAGCCTCAGCCCTGTTTCCCCTACCACAGAGACTAAAACTGGCTCCATTCACCTCACTTCAACCTGTTCATACTCCTCTCAGGGTAGAGCTTGCACAAGGCGTTCATTAAGGTTGTGGCCTTCACCACGCCATGACTGTGCTGCTTGTGTTGGTGGGCTGGGTTTGGCGCAACGCCTCTCAGGGAGCCACCACGCTGGGTGTGAGGCGAATGTGTCCTGAAAAAAGCTCCCTTCTTAccaaaaccagccttcagaaatGGCCAGAACCAGCCTGCTCAGCACTCTGAGGCGGTGAATGGCAGTGACTCCTGGAGGCAGGGGTGCGGTGAGGCTCTTTGGGGCCCAGACTGGAGGCAGATGCTCACAGATTtgagcagaggctgggaagAATTTGGAGGCCTCGCTATTGCCGTGTGCAGTGTCTGGCTTTTGGCCCCGTTCTGGATAAGGCAGTCATCCCACAACTCAACCTTTCTCCCACTTGTGCTTGCAGGTCTTTGGGGGCCTTGTCTGGATCCTCATTGCTGCCTCAAAAGTCCCAGACCCCatggtgcagggctgggtgaTGTTTGTCTCTGTGTTCTGCTTTGTCATGACCGCCACCCTCCTGTTCCTCTACATGTGTGGGGCGCacggaggcagcagctcctgggtcACTTTGGTAAGTGGTCACAGCAAACCTCAGGGCTGATCCCTTCCTTGCCATCACTGGTAGACAATTGTCCCCTTTTTGTCCCCCTACTGCACTCTGAATCGCAGCCTGGGGCTTGCTTGTTGTGGGTTcctcttgtttttcccttcccagcaTGCTCCCTCCATGGGAATGACCGTGTGTGATCCCTGTTTCTTAGGATGTCATCTGCCAGGTGACAGCAGCACTGTTCTacctcagtgctgctgtgttgGAAGCCTACTTCACCTATGCAATAAGGGGTTTCTTTGCTGCCCCTGAGAGGAGGTCCATCTACCAGGAGAACATTGCTGCTGTGGTGAGTGTCTGCCAAGCAGAAGACTGTGGGGTGGCCCCAAGGGCAAATGTTGATCAGTACCAGCCtttggaggggggaggaggaaaccAGTCCCATGAATGTCTCCAAATGTGCAAAAGTCAATAGAAATATAATACCTTACAGTGTATTTGCTCAGATCAGGAACTCATGccatataataaaaaattaactggctgatgtatttttccatttgtaggTATTTGCATTCATAGCTACCCTGTTGTATGTGATCCATAAGATATACTCTCTCCGCCGATGGAAATCATCCTAAGTGTCTTTCCTTGCATGTTGTGTCTTGTGGTCATCCCATGAACACAAACGTCCAACGACTGCAGTTTCCAggctgggtttggggtttgttttttaatatatatactataAACAAGCAGCTTTCTGTGGGACTGTGGCAATGAAGACCAAGAGCCTGCCAGAGAAACCTGTATCCTGGTGCAatctattttcttcattctcttccGGGTTGGGTACAGCTTGATGTTGGTAATTGGGGCCCAAATAGAAAACATCCAGCTCAAAGCAGCTTTCCCTTACTACGCCCTTATGCCTCCAGGGTTGTTATTGCTATCGGGGGAAGCCTGAACGTCCGGCACTAAGCAGCATGAGTATGAAACCTGGCCATTTTCATTAACATCCACCTGTGTAAGCCTATTTCCCTCCCTGACGCAGCTGAGCCAAAAGGATTTTCTGTGCCGTTTCTGGAAATGCCACCTCTGACTTGTGATGAGGAATGAGTGCGTCTTGTCTCAGGGGCAATATGAATTCTTGCAACCCCCGAAGGGTACTGTCAAATTACAAGGCACAGCCGTAACCCCAGGAACTACCCCTGTCACAAATCCCCCTATGAAACACGACTTAGAAAATGTGCTGTACAGACTGCAGCAGAATTATATGGATAATTAGAAGAATATCTCAGATAAGCAGTGGCAATCAGCTCTTGTCTTTAGTGCATGACTGTTCTCACCTACACTGGCACTGTGTTGCTAATAAAGATGGGTTTCCTGTGATTTTGCAAACAGACAAAGGTCATTGCTGCTAATTTTCCCCTGCAGCTGACACATACGCAGCCCTGTGCGCCCTCAGGAGCACTGCACCACAGCAGGGCAGTGCCCAAGGAGCAGGCACAGACCTGGACATGAATGAAGGGGCTTCTCTGGCAAAGGGAGCCTGTGGGGATGGGGGCTAAATTGACTcaagttcatagaatcatggaatggtttgggtcagaacagactttaaaaatcatctggttccatccccctgccatgggcaggggcacctcccagcagaccaggatgctcaaagccccatccagcctggccttgagcacttccagggaggGGGCATCTACtacttctttgggcaacctgctactgagcctcaccaccctctgagtaaatactttcttccttatatctagcCTAAACCTACTCTCTGTCGGTTGAAACCTATTATCCCTTGCCCTAGCAACACAGGCATAAGTTAATCTCAGTGATGATGTTCACCTGAGCATGTAAATTAGTGTTAAGTCAGGTGACTTTATTTAAATCCAGGCCCAAGAAGGGGTGTTTTCACATGTTACAGAGGTGCCTAATATGCAGTGGTACCAAATTATCCCTCCCAGCTtgtggggggggaaaaaaagcttccatTTTGAGTCTGAAGTTCCTGGGTAATAACGAGGATTGGAGAACtgagaagaagcagaagtggACATAGGGACACCTCTGTTATTTCAGGTCCTAGGCGGAATTTTGAGGGTTGAAGCTTTTTAATTGCAATATGAGGGAAACATTGGATTCTTTATAGTTTATCCTTGCTGAAAACCAGCCTGacctgttttgtttgctttagtgACAAAAGCAAGCTGATTACAacagaggtggaaaaagaaaccCCTTTTCATAGCAGGGAGGGaactcactgctgctgcagacaaTTGCGCTTGGTTCTGGAGGTTTATCTGCACCTGCTGAAACTTGCTTCGACAGCACGTCATCacgggtggtggtggtggagccCAGATTTGCACTGCCCTGCATGTAGTCACATCAAAACACAAAGATGCCTTTCTTTTTGGGGCGTATTTACAAAAGCGGGCATTCGGGGTCATGCCCTTCACTCTGAGATGCGGTGCCTGTGTCCACCTTCTCCACCCCACACGTGGTCACCATGGCTGCTCCAAACACTGCTGCTCCCCTCACTTTCCAGTCCCTTTGCCCCGTAGCCATCCCATTTACAGCCCATGCCTTGGCACCTggccctgtcccctccccagctcatTCTGCTATCCTGCTCTGTCCGCCGCACACCAGTTCACACCAGTCTGCACCATGTCACCTGCCTGCCCCTTTCCTTCTGgccccagctgggctgctcccTCTGAGCAGGAGCAAAACCTTCCTGTAAGCctggactggaaaaaaacagtggggTGGTGCTGCCATGGGAGCTCCCACCACCCCCAGTACCCAGAGGCTGGGCTGAGGGTGCAGGCCTGGGACTGGGAGGGAGAAACCTGGGCCAAGGCTTTGCCTAGGGAGGGCTGGGCAGAGAGAAAGGCCACCACCAGGTCACGAGCTTCCAAAGGAACTGATTATGAAGCAGTCCTGTGGCTTTGAAACCCTCCCAGTGCGGCCCTGGCTTTAATCCCCTGCAGCCAAATAGCTGACACATGGGACAGCACCAGAGGGAGACACGGCGAGGTGTGGCTTTGCTACACCAGGTTGCTGGATTGCACCTCCTGGGTGAGTTACAGCAACATGCACGTTCCCtgcaaggaggaaaggagaaaattaaaatgaaaaaagcccTCTGAGATCTCCGTTGCCCTTCACGCCCAGCCCTCCAGTCCTCTCAATACACCCAAGAAGTCCCCGTGTGCCTGGAAGCTGGGCAGCCCAAGGTCACCAGCACATCTCCGTGCTTCTGAAGTGAAAGGTGCTGCCCACAGATCAGCGACTCTCCCAGGGCCTACAGGCATCCTTCTGCCATGTGTGTCCTGGTTCTTATCCCAAAACAGAGCCCTGAGGACAGCACTGGGAACATTGGTCCTGACAAAGGTGGCAGGCTTGGACCTTGTCCAGGGCGTGTCAGGGAAATTACTGTTCACTTCAAATCTGAGAGCACTGAACTTGCCTCCCTGGGTCCTGCGATAGTTGTGCACCAAGTAAGGATGCACAGAGGCTTCACCCCACCCTTGCATTCCCTTTTTCACCTTCTTGCGGCTGAGCAGGGTCTCCAAACCTGATCGGAAGACCAGTAGGACCTGGGAGAAGGATGGTGTTACGCTGTTTGTCCTGTGGAGGCAGGAACCCTGGGGACATTAGCTGTGAGCATTTGCTTCACCCAAAAGCTGCACCAGGCTGCTCTGGACCACATCCAGTTGGGATTTAGAAGTCTGCATGGATGAAGACAAATTCCTATGAAACAATATTCAGGCATTTCTGGACCCCAGTGGGCTAACACCTGATCTCCAGCATCCTCTCCCTCATGGCATATTTCATTTATCCTCCCATCCCTCCCCTTCAAGGATTCTCTTGAAGACAGGCCTAAGGAGCCCATTTGAAATGCCATGAACCAGCCCTTTTTCAGAGCATTTGAAGTTCCACCACGCTTGAAAATACCAGGCCTgtagcagccctgcagccaacACTAACTTTCAGCCAGGAGCGTAACTGGAGTTTCCAcctctgctcttttcttccagctttctcAGCAAAACAAGGTCTGCAGGCATCTACTTTAGAGATCAGGCAACAACACTCCAGTTAAAGACAAACCAGCCTACCTGGAAGGCAGGTAAAACCACAGCTCCTCTGATGCAAACAAGATTACGGACATATAATTCATTAACCATGTCCAGATCGTTATCTCAGTTGTTCTTGCTTAATTGAAGACTACCTTCTTAACCGTAGTGCTAGCTGTTACCCAAATACCTGCATACGGGCACCTGCGTTACCTTGCCTCCAGGGCCGCAATGAGTTAGGAACACTTCCACATCTGAATTGCAGAATTTGCTTTGTCTGTGGCaaagatttaataaataattatgacTGCATGGAAAAGTGCAGGAGTGCCCGATGTTTCTCGTTTTATAGTCAGCTCTATCTGTGAGCGATGCGTGAACTGTGTGCTGGGTACAACATCTGTACAACCAGCTAGATTAACGTGAACAAagctggaaaatgggaaagCCACAGAAGGTGACGCCTACGGAGGGATCAAAGCTCCATGTGGGTCTGTGGCAGAACAGACCCTGAAACCAACTACAGGCCGTTACCCACCTCTCATCTTCACACCGATGGCACGGCCCCATCCTGCTCCATGGTCCCCCTCATACTAACAGAATCAAGCATCAAAAGCCCGTTAATTCTGAGGGCAGCGATGGAAATGCCCTTGTTTCAGATtcatggcagagctcagccatGAGTTACTGCCCTGTGTGTTTGAGAAGAGCCCTAAACTTCCTCCAAAGCGGAGGGAAGGCCGCCAACAGGGTTGTCGGGGAATAGTTAATGCAGCCCAGGCATACGTGAGACAATGGGCTCTGATGGGATGTACCAAGGGATGCcaagggagctggcagctgccaCTGTGAGGATGTTGTGGATGATCTTTGGTCAGTAATGGCAACTAGGAGAAGTGCCCAAAGACCAGAGGAAAACAAGCTGTTAACGTAGGGGCAAGAAGAGcagtgaggtggactgaaaaTGGGCTGAATTGCTGAGCCAACCCAGTCAATAatgggtccagtcctgttcagTATCTCCATTAATTATCTTTATGAAGGGAcagtgtaccctcagcaagatTGCAGACAACACAACTGGGAGTGGTGGGTACACCAGGtggttgtgctgccatccagaaaGACCATACAGAGAAATGCCATGGCCAGCATCATAGAGTGGAAGGCACAGAAGCCAACTGTAGCTTGGGTCACTCTAATACTTTAtgataaaacatattttgggTTCCGTTCCACTGAACTTTTTTCTCTACGCCCAAGACAAAAACATGAAGTTGCCCGTTGCAGTCTATCTTCTGGTGGGATTTGGGTGATGGGTTTCCCAGTCAGAGAGCTGATCTAGCTTCTAGCACCCACCTCTGTGTGCTTTAATTGGAGATCTGCTACACGAAGGGGCTTACTCCATCTCTGATCAGAGGCTGGTGTACatcatggattttctttttcctttaatcccCTGATATCTGTAGCACTTTCTGAGTTCTGGATAGGGCCCAAGACTCTACTGCGCCCAGTACCAAATcagcagagaacaaaaccaaGTCCTATCCCAGCACACATGCAGAGGAGAGTACCATAAAAAAGGCTAGTTTACAGGTTTTGGACTGCAGTTCCAATGCCAGCCGAAACAGGAGATTGTGGGGTCGtgtgagaaactaagttgtgtttATGCAGGAGAGAACTAATTCTCTGTATTCAAAGGTAGCTGTGTAGTCgtaacaaggagaaatgctaagtagatagGTGGACAGTAGAAGGTAGGAGGCCTCACTGCTCCAAAATAAGGtggaagcttgagaaaaacaggatgagcagtgtgagaacagtaaaacaaagatcacaggttctcaaaacataagaaagggggaaaaaaaagcgaaaatggagaaattaaagggttgaaaaaaaagaaaaactgtatgtATATGGTACAGAGGAGCattgagtagcttgtgaacctgtagtactcagccaatgaggaaagGGGAGGTGATTAGGCATCAGGTAGTAGGGAATAAAAGGTGATTTGTTTAATATAACGTGCTCCTAATTGGCAGGAAGCCCACCAttgcaatcacaaataaaatagcttcatagaagatcctgtctgaagaaaatttgagatttttctcacagttgCTTGTCCTCA includes the following:
- the MAL gene encoding myelin and lymphocyte protein isoform X1; translated protein: MMSSATSSSSLPSGLSVLTTFPDVLFIPELVFGGLVWILIAASKVPDPMVQGWVMFVSVFCFVMTATLLFLYMCGAHGGSSSWVTLDVICQVTAALFYLSAAVLEAYFTYAIRGFFAAPERRSIYQENIAAVVFAFIATLLYVIHKIYSLRRWKSS
- the MAL gene encoding myelin and lymphocyte protein isoform X2, whose protein sequence is MAVTPGGRGAVFGGLVWILIAASKVPDPMVQGWVMFVSVFCFVMTATLLFLYMCGAHGGSSSWVTLDVICQVTAALFYLSAAVLEAYFTYAIRGFFAAPERRSIYQENIAAVVFAFIATLLYVIHKIYSLRRWKSS